A genomic region of Microlunatus sagamiharensis contains the following coding sequences:
- a CDS encoding IclR family transcriptional regulator, whose translation MDRTDRGGPVVESVLRALRLLECFRTGEPELSLAELVRRSGYSKSTTHRLLNTLQVGGWLERTPTSTFRLTIRPFQTGSVLVESLDVTRVAPPLLTRLSIESGQTTYLVVASGTDAVCLERVTVGARIRVLELEIGGSQPLHMGGAPRALLAFDEIALLPGLLRAGLTARTPATLTGEEDLRADLAATRARGYAISDGDSTVGVAAIGAPVFGHHERVVGAISLGGIREDVVPLRSEHVSALLRTASEMSARLGSRTAATAPVPG comes from the coding sequence ATGGATCGCACCGACCGAGGCGGACCGGTCGTCGAGTCCGTGCTGCGCGCCCTGCGGCTGCTCGAGTGCTTCCGCACCGGGGAGCCCGAGCTGTCCCTGGCCGAGCTCGTCCGGCGCTCCGGCTACTCGAAGTCGACCACGCACCGCCTGCTGAACACCCTGCAGGTCGGGGGCTGGCTGGAACGCACGCCCACCAGCACCTTCCGGCTGACCATCCGGCCGTTCCAGACGGGCTCGGTCCTCGTCGAGAGCCTGGACGTCACGCGCGTCGCCCCTCCCCTGCTGACGCGGCTGTCGATCGAGTCCGGGCAGACCACGTACCTCGTCGTGGCCTCGGGCACTGACGCGGTCTGCCTCGAGCGGGTCACCGTCGGGGCGCGGATCCGCGTCCTCGAGCTGGAGATCGGCGGCTCGCAACCGCTCCACATGGGCGGTGCGCCGCGCGCCCTGCTCGCCTTCGACGAGATCGCCCTCCTGCCTGGGCTCCTCCGGGCGGGACTCACGGCCAGGACGCCCGCCACCCTGACCGGCGAGGAGGACCTGCGGGCCGACCTGGCCGCGACGCGGGCGCGTGGGTACGCGATCTCCGACGGCGACAGCACGGTGGGCGTCGCCGCGATCGGTGCCCCGGTCTTCGGCCACCACGAGCGCGTCGTCGGCGCCATCAGCCTGGGCGGGATCAGGGAGGACGTCGTGCCCCTTCGGAGCGAGCACGTCAGCGCGCTGCTGCGTACGGCCTCCGAGATGTCCGCCCGGCTCGGCTCACGCACCGCGGCCACGGCGCCGGTACCGGGCTAG
- a CDS encoding acyl-CoA thioesterase — protein sequence MTTQEQHGFAGLADGVDDDVFYEVAPVSGRRGQGSAVPATASEHADINFYTRKWIKPEDLNANGTLFGGSLLRWIDEEATIYTIVQLGNPRVVTKFISEINFVSSARQGDLVEMGLRATAFGRTSITMRARVRNMVTGASILTIERIVFVSLDESGEPAPHGFSEITYERDRFSPRGAAPTA from the coding sequence ATGACGACGCAGGAGCAGCACGGGTTCGCGGGCCTCGCGGACGGCGTCGACGACGACGTCTTCTACGAGGTCGCGCCCGTCTCCGGGAGACGGGGGCAGGGCTCGGCGGTGCCGGCCACCGCGTCCGAGCACGCCGACATCAACTTCTACACGCGGAAGTGGATCAAGCCCGAGGACCTCAACGCCAACGGCACGTTGTTCGGCGGCAGCCTGCTGCGGTGGATCGACGAGGAGGCGACGATCTACACGATCGTGCAGCTTGGCAACCCCCGGGTGGTGACCAAGTTCATCTCCGAGATCAACTTCGTCAGCTCCGCCCGGCAGGGCGACCTCGTGGAGATGGGGTTGCGCGCCACGGCCTTCGGCCGGACGTCGATCACCATGCGGGCGCGGGTGCGCAACATGGTGACCGGGGCGTCGATCCTGACGATCGAGAGGATCGTCTTCGTCAGTCTCGACGAGAGCGGCGAGCCTGCGCCCCACGGGTTCAGCGAGATCACCTACGAGCGGGACCGGTTCTCGCCCCGTGGCGCCGCACCCACGGCGTAG
- a CDS encoding sugar phosphate isomerase/epimerase family protein has translation MRLALDAQMFFADASVYELPDIAASLGYSWIELSPKDDFIPFFRHPRIDDAGVRKLKKVAADAGVGFASIIPLNRWAGPDEDQRQAAVRSWKRAIQIAVDLEVDILNSEFNGRPEDPETAEAMFLRSMDELLPILEREGVQLVLEPHPDDFIEDGLDAVGMVKGLNRDWLGFLYCTPHAFHQRHSPTSIIEAAGEKVRYVHLADAFDHTASHGLRYITNPPGNAVRVHQHMEVGRGEVPYDEVFAALASVGFDGVVSSCVFGFEEDARAISERQRDAAVALVEKHFGTGTAATLTR, from the coding sequence GTGAGGCTCGCGCTCGACGCCCAGATGTTCTTCGCCGACGCGAGCGTGTACGAGCTGCCCGACATCGCGGCGTCGCTGGGCTACTCCTGGATCGAGCTGTCGCCCAAGGACGACTTCATCCCGTTCTTCCGGCACCCGCGAATCGACGACGCCGGCGTCCGGAAGCTCAAGAAGGTCGCCGCCGACGCGGGGGTCGGCTTCGCGTCGATTATCCCGCTGAACCGCTGGGCCGGGCCGGACGAGGACCAGCGCCAGGCCGCCGTGCGGTCCTGGAAGCGGGCGATCCAGATCGCCGTGGACCTCGAGGTCGACATCCTCAACTCCGAGTTCAACGGGCGTCCCGAGGACCCGGAGACGGCCGAGGCGATGTTCCTGCGGTCGATGGACGAGCTGCTGCCGATCCTCGAGCGCGAGGGCGTCCAGCTGGTCCTGGAGCCGCACCCGGACGACTTCATCGAGGACGGCCTCGACGCGGTCGGGATGGTCAAGGGTCTGAACCGCGACTGGCTCGGCTTCCTGTACTGCACGCCGCACGCCTTCCACCAGCGCCACAGCCCGACCTCGATCATCGAGGCGGCCGGTGAGAAGGTGCGCTACGTGCACCTCGCCGACGCGTTCGACCACACGGCGTCGCACGGCCTGCGCTACATCACCAACCCGCCCGGCAACGCCGTCCGCGTCCATCAGCATATGGAGGTCGGGCGCGGCGAGGTGCCGTACGACGAGGTGTTCGCGGCCCTGGCGTCGGTCGGCTTCGACGGCGTGGTGAGCAGCTGCGTCTTCGGCTTCGAGGAGGACGCCCGCGCGATCTCCGAGCGCCAGCGCGACGCCGCCGTCGCCCTGGTCGAGAAGCACTTCGGCACTGGCACGGCCGCCACCCTCACCCGCTAG
- a CDS encoding sugar porter family MFS transporter, whose protein sequence is MAHDTTSPAVGLPPDTKGPHSSRLGLVAVVATFGGLLFGYDTGVINGALEPMKSDLGLTSVTEGLVVSILIFGAAIGAIVGGRLSDLRGRRNNILLIALVFMIGTLGCVLSPSWPVLAFFRLVLGLAVGAASATVPVYLSEIAPYERRGSMVTRNEVMIVSGQFAAFIINAVIFQVWGEHEGVWRFMLAVAVLPAIALFVGMLRMPESPRWLVLKERDAEALDVLKQVRSEGRAEAEMAEVRALADEERASQTGGASDLGVRWIRRLIFIGVGLGVFQQLTGINSVMYYGTQLLTQSGFSASAAIIANTLNGLFSVLGITVGLLLMNRIDRRRMLLGGFTLTTFFHLLVGLSALLLPDGQAKAYFILVFVVLFVFSMQGTIGPLVWLMLAEIFPLKIRSFAIGLCVFMLWIANAVVALGFPTVVSALGIAPTFFIFAGLGVLALIFIYTQVPETRGRSLEQLEDQFRTQYS, encoded by the coding sequence ATGGCCCACGACACCACCTCGCCGGCGGTCGGGCTACCACCCGACACGAAGGGGCCCCACTCCTCCCGGCTGGGCCTGGTCGCCGTCGTCGCCACCTTCGGCGGTCTGCTGTTCGGCTACGACACCGGCGTCATCAACGGCGCGCTGGAGCCGATGAAGTCCGACCTCGGGCTCACCTCCGTCACCGAGGGCCTGGTCGTGTCCATCCTGATCTTCGGGGCCGCCATCGGCGCGATCGTCGGCGGCAGGCTCTCGGACCTGCGAGGTCGCCGGAACAACATCCTGCTCATCGCCCTCGTCTTCATGATCGGGACGCTGGGCTGCGTGCTCAGCCCGAGCTGGCCGGTGCTGGCGTTCTTCCGGCTCGTCCTCGGCCTCGCCGTCGGGGCGGCGTCGGCGACCGTGCCGGTCTACCTGTCCGAGATCGCCCCGTACGAGCGGCGCGGCAGCATGGTCACCCGCAACGAGGTCATGATCGTGAGCGGGCAGTTCGCCGCCTTCATCATCAACGCGGTCATCTTCCAGGTCTGGGGCGAGCACGAGGGTGTGTGGCGCTTCATGCTGGCGGTCGCGGTCCTGCCGGCGATCGCCCTCTTCGTCGGCATGCTGCGCATGCCCGAGAGCCCGCGCTGGCTGGTGCTGAAGGAGCGTGACGCCGAGGCCCTCGACGTGCTCAAGCAGGTGCGCTCCGAGGGCCGGGCCGAGGCCGAGATGGCCGAGGTGCGCGCGCTCGCCGACGAGGAGCGTGCCTCCCAGACCGGCGGCGCGTCCGACCTCGGCGTGCGCTGGATCCGGCGCCTGATCTTCATCGGCGTGGGGCTCGGGGTGTTCCAGCAGCTCACCGGGATCAACTCGGTCATGTACTACGGCACCCAGCTGCTGACGCAGTCCGGCTTCTCCGCCTCCGCCGCGATCATCGCCAACACGCTCAACGGCCTCTTCAGCGTCCTCGGCATCACGGTCGGGCTGCTGCTGATGAACCGCATCGACCGGCGCAGGATGCTGCTGGGCGGCTTCACCCTGACCACGTTCTTCCACCTGCTGGTCGGGCTGTCGGCCCTGCTGCTGCCCGACGGGCAGGCCAAGGCGTACTTCATCCTGGTGTTCGTCGTGCTCTTCGTGTTCTCGATGCAGGGCACCATCGGACCGCTGGTGTGGCTCATGCTGGCCGAGATCTTCCCGCTCAAGATCCGCAGCTTCGCGATCGGCCTGTGCGTCTTCATGCTGTGGATCGCCAACGCCGTGGTCGCCCTCGGCTTCCCGACCGTCGTCAGCGCCCTGGGCATCGCGCCCACGTTCTTCATCTTCGCCGGGCTCGGCGTGCTGGCGCTGATCTTCATCTACACCCAGGTCCCCGAGACCCGTGGCCGCTCGCTGGAACAGCTGGAGGACCAGTTCCGCACGCAGTACAGCTGA
- a CDS encoding universal stress protein translates to MTVAVAHQVSSTSRIALAEAAREASMRQTGLAVLHVVESLDLDIAAANRSGISDEVDRILSESGLDVEWELHLATGEENVASAILGLVETIDAEVLVIGARRRSPVGKFLLGSVTQTLILQADVPVLVVKDRG, encoded by the coding sequence ATGACCGTCGCCGTCGCCCACCAGGTCTCCTCCACCAGCCGCATCGCGCTCGCCGAGGCGGCCCGCGAGGCATCCATGCGCCAGACCGGTCTCGCGGTCCTGCACGTCGTCGAGTCGCTCGACCTCGACATCGCCGCGGCCAACCGTTCCGGGATCTCGGACGAGGTCGACCGGATCTTGAGCGAGTCCGGGCTGGACGTGGAGTGGGAGCTGCACCTGGCGACCGGCGAGGAGAACGTCGCCAGCGCCATCCTCGGGCTCGTGGAGACGATCGACGCCGAGGTCCTCGTGATCGGCGCGCGACGCCGCTCCCCCGTCGGCAAGTTCCTGCTCGGGAGCGTGACCCAGACGCTCATCCTGCAGGCGGACGTGCCCGTGCTCGTGGTGAAGGACAGGGGCTGA
- a CDS encoding CoA-acylating methylmalonate-semialdehyde dehydrogenase, translated as MATTLHHWLNGATYEGSGGRFSDVTNPATGEVSAQLALASEEDVNAVVAGAAAAFPAWRDTSLAKRVQILFAFRELLNARADELAAIITSEHGKVLSDARGEVARGQEVVEFACGIPHLIKGMFTENASTKVDVHSVRQPLGVVGVISPFNFPAMVPMWFFPLAIAAGNTVVLKPSEKVPTAALFMAQLWKEAGLPDGVFNVLNGDKVAVDGLLTHPDVQSISFVGSTPIARYVYETGTQHGKRVQALGGAKNHMIVLPDADLDLAADAAVNAGYGSAGERCMAISAVLAVGEIGDTLVQKIKERTVGLRTGDGTRGCDMGPLVTSVAQQRVAGYVDAGEASGATIVVDGRDPEVDADGNGFFVGPTLFDHVTTDMSIYTDEIFGPVLSVVRVDSYADGLQLINDNPYGNGTAIFTNDGGAARQFQNEVKVGMIGINVPVPVPMAYYSFGGWKNSLFGDTHAHGVEGVHFFTRGKVVTSRWLDPSHGGINLGFPQNA; from the coding sequence ATGGCCACCACCCTCCACCACTGGCTGAACGGCGCGACGTACGAAGGCTCCGGCGGCCGCTTCAGCGACGTCACCAACCCGGCGACCGGCGAGGTCAGCGCCCAGCTCGCGCTGGCGTCCGAGGAGGACGTGAACGCGGTCGTCGCGGGCGCCGCGGCGGCGTTCCCCGCGTGGCGCGACACCTCCCTGGCCAAGCGGGTGCAGATCCTCTTCGCCTTCCGCGAGCTGCTGAACGCCCGCGCCGACGAGCTCGCCGCGATCATCACCAGCGAGCACGGCAAGGTCCTCTCCGACGCGAGGGGCGAGGTCGCCCGCGGCCAGGAGGTCGTGGAGTTCGCCTGCGGCATCCCGCACCTGATCAAGGGCATGTTCACCGAGAACGCCTCCACCAAGGTCGACGTCCACTCGGTGCGTCAGCCGCTGGGCGTCGTGGGTGTCATCAGCCCGTTCAACTTCCCGGCCATGGTGCCGATGTGGTTCTTCCCCCTCGCGATCGCCGCCGGCAACACCGTCGTGCTCAAGCCGAGCGAGAAGGTCCCGACCGCCGCCCTGTTCATGGCGCAGCTGTGGAAGGAGGCCGGCCTGCCCGACGGCGTCTTCAACGTGCTCAACGGTGACAAGGTCGCCGTCGACGGGCTCCTGACGCACCCGGACGTGCAGTCCATCAGCTTCGTCGGCTCCACCCCGATCGCGCGCTACGTGTACGAGACCGGCACCCAGCACGGCAAGCGCGTCCAGGCTCTCGGCGGGGCGAAGAACCACATGATCGTGCTGCCCGACGCCGACCTCGACCTCGCCGCCGACGCGGCCGTCAACGCCGGCTACGGCTCGGCCGGGGAGCGCTGCATGGCGATCTCGGCGGTCCTCGCCGTGGGCGAGATCGGCGACACCCTGGTCCAGAAGATCAAGGAGCGGACCGTCGGCCTGCGCACCGGCGACGGGACCCGCGGCTGCGACATGGGCCCGCTGGTCACCTCGGTCGCGCAGCAGCGCGTCGCCGGCTACGTCGACGCCGGCGAGGCGTCCGGCGCGACCATCGTCGTCGACGGCCGTGACCCCGAGGTCGACGCCGACGGCAACGGCTTCTTCGTCGGCCCGACGCTGTTCGACCACGTCACCACCGACATGAGCATCTACACCGACGAGATCTTCGGCCCGGTCCTCTCGGTCGTGCGCGTCGACTCGTACGCCGACGGCCTGCAGCTGATCAACGACAACCCGTACGGCAACGGCACCGCGATCTTCACCAACGACGGCGGCGCCGCCCGGCAGTTCCAGAACGAGGTCAAGGTCGGCATGATCGGCATCAACGTGCCGGTCCCCGTGCCGATGGCGTACTACTCGTTCGGTGGCTGGAAGAACTCGCTGTTCGGTGACACCCACGCCCACGGCGTCGAGGGCGTGCACTTCTTCACCCGTGGCAAGGTCGTCACCAGCCGTTGGCTCGACCCGAGCCACGGCGGCATCAACCTGGGGTTCCCCCAGAACGCCTGA
- a CDS encoding universal stress protein gives MSILVAVADSKEGRQALVTAAAEAQQLGTDLVVVNLALSALDTTSIPPTVGHELVERHGRDDADPVEAVLDALEARPGVTRLVIGLRRRSPIGKAVLGSTAQRLLLESPVPVLAVKAAR, from the coding sequence GTGAGCATTCTCGTCGCTGTCGCGGACAGCAAGGAGGGCCGGCAGGCCCTGGTCACCGCCGCCGCCGAGGCTCAGCAGCTCGGCACCGACCTCGTCGTGGTCAACCTCGCGCTGAGCGCCCTCGACACCACCTCGATACCCCCGACGGTCGGGCACGAGCTCGTCGAGCGGCACGGGCGCGACGACGCCGATCCCGTCGAGGCGGTCCTGGACGCGCTCGAGGCCCGCCCGGGCGTGACGCGGCTCGTCATCGGGCTGCGCCGTCGCTCGCCGATCGGCAAGGCCGTGCTCGGCAGCACCGCGCAGCGGCTGCTGCTGGAGTCGCCCGTCCCGGTCCTCGCGGTCAAGGCCGCCCGGTAG
- a CDS encoding Gfo/Idh/MocA family protein, which produces MTLGVAVIGAGMAGRAHASAYRVAPTLYASTLPDLRYVSIGDLSPELGAEAAKRFGYERSDTDWRAIAENPDIDVVSVVVANFLHREMVEGLVAAGKHVLCEKPLSDSLDDARAMADLARGADTVVRVGFTFRRAPGVAMLRQLVNDGTLGNVQHVDVRYYCDYAADPSGPISWRFKGGPGTGALADVGSHAAYLAEFVAGDISEVSGGRFTTAIKERPVALGVVQRVGKVEVSDQREPVENDDYASFSAQFASGVGVVEVSRVAAGHPNGLVIEVYGDKGAAVWDLERAGEFQLVLNSDPSAIRGFRRVVLGPEAPYFGGGLAMDAQGVGVGQNEGFNFQARAFLEEVAGLDESASLPRCATFDEGVHNMEILAAVAESAAHGGAGVAVPPARTS; this is translated from the coding sequence ATGACCCTCGGTGTCGCCGTCATCGGCGCTGGCATGGCCGGACGCGCGCACGCGTCCGCCTACCGCGTCGCCCCCACGCTGTACGCGTCCACGCTGCCCGACCTGCGCTACGTCTCGATCGGTGACCTGAGCCCCGAGCTCGGCGCGGAGGCCGCGAAGCGGTTCGGCTACGAGCGCAGCGACACCGACTGGCGCGCGATCGCCGAGAACCCCGACATCGACGTGGTCAGCGTCGTCGTCGCGAACTTCCTGCACCGCGAGATGGTCGAGGGGCTGGTCGCGGCCGGCAAGCACGTGCTCTGCGAGAAGCCGCTCAGCGACAGCCTCGACGACGCCCGGGCGATGGCCGACCTGGCGCGGGGCGCGGACACGGTGGTCCGCGTCGGCTTCACCTTCCGTCGGGCGCCCGGCGTCGCGATGCTGCGCCAGCTCGTCAACGACGGCACCCTGGGCAACGTCCAGCACGTCGACGTCCGCTACTACTGCGACTACGCCGCCGACCCGTCAGGCCCGATCAGCTGGCGCTTCAAGGGCGGTCCGGGCACCGGGGCGCTCGCCGACGTCGGCAGCCACGCGGCGTACCTGGCCGAGTTCGTCGCCGGGGACATCTCGGAGGTCAGCGGCGGCCGGTTCACCACGGCGATCAAGGAGCGCCCGGTCGCGCTCGGGGTCGTGCAGCGGGTCGGGAAGGTCGAGGTGAGCGACCAGCGCGAGCCGGTCGAGAACGACGACTACGCGAGCTTCAGCGCCCAGTTCGCCTCCGGCGTCGGGGTGGTCGAGGTCTCCCGCGTCGCAGCCGGCCACCCGAACGGCCTGGTCATCGAGGTGTACGGCGACAAGGGTGCCGCGGTGTGGGACCTCGAGCGGGCCGGGGAGTTCCAGCTGGTCCTCAACAGCGACCCGTCGGCAATCCGCGGCTTCCGCCGCGTCGTCCTCGGTCCGGAGGCGCCGTACTTCGGCGGCGGTCTGGCCATGGACGCCCAGGGCGTCGGGGTCGGGCAGAACGAGGGCTTCAACTTCCAGGCGCGCGCGTTCCTCGAGGAGGTCGCCGGGCTCGACGAGTCCGCGTCGCTGCCGCGCTGCGCCACCTTCGACGAGGGCGTCCACAACATGGAGATCCTCGCCGCCGTCGCCGAGTCCGCCGCCCATGGCGGAGCCGGCGTCGCCGTGCCGCCCGCCCGTACCTCCTGA
- a CDS encoding Gfo/Idh/MocA family protein codes for MSDLQRDLRIAVLGVGMMGAFHADALATRTKGARVVVVNDFAAEKAAEVAARVGARVVEDPIAAINAPEVDAVLIATPGKAHAEQVQACLAAGKPVLCEKPLTTDEESSYALVQAEAAVGRPLVQLGFMRRFDAEYAALKDLITSGGLGNPLLVHCTHRNPAVPDFFNSEFMVRDSVVHEVDVARFLLDEEITSVQVLRGVATSSAPEGTWDPMIVVFETESGRIVTDEISVRTGVAYEVRTEVVGETGSAMIGLDQSLVRTSTDGRWGGQITPGFVERFGQAYDTELQRWVAAAKQGTIDGPGVWDGYAAVAVCEAGVKAVQTGEKVAVALKAKP; via the coding sequence GTGAGCGACCTGCAGCGTGATCTGAGGATCGCCGTCCTCGGTGTCGGGATGATGGGTGCTTTCCACGCCGACGCCCTGGCGACCCGCACCAAGGGTGCGCGCGTCGTCGTGGTCAACGACTTCGCCGCGGAGAAGGCCGCGGAGGTCGCGGCCAGGGTCGGCGCACGCGTCGTCGAGGACCCGATCGCCGCAATCAACGCCCCCGAGGTCGACGCGGTCCTCATCGCGACGCCCGGCAAGGCGCACGCCGAGCAGGTCCAGGCGTGCCTCGCCGCGGGCAAGCCGGTGCTGTGCGAGAAGCCGCTGACCACCGACGAGGAGTCCTCGTACGCGCTGGTGCAGGCCGAGGCAGCGGTGGGCCGGCCGCTGGTCCAGCTCGGCTTCATGCGGCGTTTCGACGCCGAGTACGCCGCGCTGAAGGACCTGATCACCTCAGGCGGCCTCGGCAACCCGCTGCTCGTGCACTGCACGCACCGCAACCCGGCCGTGCCGGACTTCTTCAACTCCGAGTTCATGGTGCGCGACTCGGTGGTGCACGAGGTCGACGTCGCCCGCTTCCTGCTCGACGAGGAGATCACCTCGGTGCAGGTGCTGCGCGGCGTCGCGACGTCGTCGGCCCCGGAGGGCACCTGGGACCCGATGATCGTCGTCTTCGAGACCGAGTCCGGCCGGATCGTCACCGACGAGATCTCCGTGCGCACCGGTGTCGCGTACGAGGTTCGCACCGAGGTGGTGGGCGAGACCGGCAGCGCCATGATCGGCCTCGACCAGAGCCTGGTCCGCACCAGCACCGACGGCCGGTGGGGCGGTCAGATCACTCCCGGTTTCGTCGAGCGCTTCGGGCAGGCCTACGACACCGAGCTGCAGCGCTGGGTCGCTGCGGCGAAGCAGGGCACGATCGACGGTCCCGGTGTCTGGGACGGCTACGCGGCGGTCGCGGTCTGCGAGGCCGGCGTCAAGGCCGTGCAGACCGGCGAGAAGGTCGCGGTCGCCCTGAAGGCCAAGCCGTGA
- a CDS encoding LacI family DNA-binding transcriptional regulator: MTSTGPGTPPARTGRPTMLDVAEAAGVSRALVSIVFRGAPGASEQSRAHVMEVADRLGFSPNRSASLLKLRRNRHLGVAMDVRSTFHAELVEGIQAAADSAGYEVVLSAVTSGRPEERAVSTLLDFRCEALLLLGTGLDDDALTELARRVPLVLVGGARARGALDVVRSSDERGSGLVVDHLATLGHQRLVHVDGGPTWTSTERRRGFRRALDRHGLREVTVLSGGNDEAAGARAAERLLDAEELPTAVCAYNDRVAIGVLERLGRAGVTVPDDVSVTGYDDTAFAGLLAIDLTSVNQEAQLQARGAVEAAVERLDGGRSEVAERVFEPRLVVRGSTAPPRG; this comes from the coding sequence ATGACCAGCACCGGACCAGGGACGCCGCCCGCCCGGACGGGGCGCCCGACGATGCTCGACGTGGCCGAGGCGGCCGGGGTGTCCCGGGCGCTCGTGTCCATCGTCTTCCGAGGAGCACCCGGCGCGAGCGAGCAGTCGCGCGCACACGTCATGGAGGTCGCCGACCGGCTCGGTTTCAGCCCCAACCGGTCCGCGAGCCTGCTCAAGCTGCGTCGCAACCGTCATCTCGGTGTGGCGATGGACGTGCGCAGCACCTTCCACGCCGAGCTCGTCGAGGGCATCCAGGCAGCGGCCGACAGCGCCGGCTACGAGGTCGTGCTCTCGGCCGTCACGTCGGGACGTCCGGAGGAGCGCGCGGTGTCGACGCTCCTGGACTTCCGGTGCGAGGCGCTGCTCCTGCTCGGGACCGGCCTCGACGACGATGCGCTGACCGAGCTGGCCCGCCGGGTGCCGCTGGTGCTCGTCGGTGGGGCCCGGGCGCGCGGGGCGCTGGACGTCGTGCGGTCGTCCGACGAGCGCGGGTCCGGGCTCGTGGTCGACCACCTCGCCACGCTCGGCCACCAGCGGCTCGTCCACGTCGACGGCGGGCCGACGTGGACGAGCACCGAGCGACGTCGCGGCTTCCGCCGCGCCCTGGACCGTCACGGGCTCCGGGAGGTGACGGTACTGAGCGGCGGGAACGACGAGGCCGCCGGAGCCCGGGCGGCCGAGCGGCTGCTCGACGCCGAAGAGCTGCCCACGGCGGTCTGCGCCTACAACGACCGGGTCGCGATCGGGGTGCTGGAGCGTCTGGGTCGCGCCGGCGTGACGGTGCCCGACGACGTCTCGGTCACGGGCTACGACGACACCGCGTTCGCTGGCCTGCTCGCCATCGACCTCACGTCGGTCAACCAGGAGGCGCAGCTCCAGGCCCGGGGTGCCGTCGAGGCAGCGGTCGAGCGGCTCGACGGTGGTCGGTCGGAGGTGGCGGAGCGGGTGTTCGAACCCCGCCTGGTCGTCCGCGGCAGCACCGCGCCGCCGCGGGGCTGA
- a CDS encoding sugar phosphate isomerase/epimerase family protein, which translates to MKFGVYNAVLHDRSLPEAIEVVAGLGLTGIELNSGGFLPAVHIPTFDDILTSDTARDDFLGQFEGTGVEIAGLNCNGNPLHPTKAIGDAHAEDIRRSIRLANRLGQHRVVTMSGLPGSEPGVKQPTWVVNAWNSAALDVLEHQWAVAETFWREIDREAADLDVKVALELHPQNIVFNPAGIRELVERTGATHLGVELDASHLFWQWMDPVAVVQDLGPLVFHAAAKDVRINPAAAVFGVLDNRFRKLSPDEPRTNLGGDEWANEWPKEAAWDFVALGRGHDAVYWSTWLAALHAVDPDMLVNIEHEDTSLGRIEGLEVASGVLLDAARRAGVA; encoded by the coding sequence ATGAAGTTCGGCGTCTACAACGCGGTCCTGCACGACCGTTCCCTGCCGGAGGCGATCGAGGTCGTCGCCGGTCTCGGCCTGACCGGGATCGAGCTCAACTCGGGCGGCTTCCTGCCGGCCGTCCACATCCCGACGTTCGACGACATCCTGACGTCGGACACGGCGCGCGACGACTTCCTCGGCCAGTTCGAGGGCACCGGCGTCGAGATCGCCGGGCTCAACTGCAACGGCAACCCGCTGCACCCCACGAAGGCGATCGGGGACGCGCACGCGGAGGACATCCGGCGCAGCATCCGGCTGGCCAACCGCCTGGGGCAGCACCGGGTCGTGACCATGTCCGGACTGCCGGGCAGCGAGCCCGGGGTGAAGCAGCCCACCTGGGTCGTCAACGCCTGGAACTCCGCCGCCCTCGACGTGCTCGAGCACCAGTGGGCCGTGGCCGAGACGTTCTGGCGCGAGATCGACCGTGAGGCGGCCGACCTGGACGTCAAGGTCGCCCTGGAGCTGCACCCGCAGAACATCGTCTTCAACCCGGCCGGCATCCGCGAGCTGGTCGAACGCACCGGCGCCACGCACCTCGGCGTCGAGCTGGACGCGTCGCACCTCTTCTGGCAGTGGATGGACCCGGTCGCCGTGGTGCAAGACCTCGGTCCGCTGGTCTTCCACGCCGCCGCCAAGGACGTGCGGATCAACCCGGCCGCTGCAGTCTTCGGCGTGCTGGACAACCGGTTCCGCAAGCTGTCGCCGGACGAGCCCCGCACCAACCTCGGGGGCGACGAGTGGGCGAACGAGTGGCCGAAGGAGGCCGCGTGGGACTTCGTCGCACTCGGTCGCGGCCACGACGCCGTCTACTGGTCGACCTGGCTCGCCGCCCTGCACGCCGTGGACCCCGACATGCTCGTGAACATCGAGCACGAGGACACCAGCCTCGGCCGCATCGAGGGCCTCGAGGTCGCGTCCGGCGTGCTGCTCGACGCCGCTCGTCGCGCCGGGGTCGCCTGA